The proteins below come from a single Roseiflexus sp. RS-1 genomic window:
- a CDS encoding penicillin acylase family protein: MISLGQLGKAAGIVIGTAAGLAGVGAIAALRRPLPRTSGTLPLPGLKAPVKVIRDRWGVPHIYAANSEDLFMAQGYVHAQDRLWQMEFQRRAASGQLAELFGTVALDSDRFIRVLGFSRVAQREAETLDDETRRLVEAYVRGVNAFIDQHVGNLPIEFTILRLRPRPWTVADVIVWGKMMALQLAHNWREELVRARLIATVGAERAAALEPRYPDDHPIIVPPGVQYTRTMGQSAIDRADAVARFFPDGAGQGSNSWAVAPQRAAGGGAMLANDPHLAITMPSLWYENHLSGGDFHVTGASIPGTPGVVIGHNEHIAWGVTNTRNDVQDLYLEKFDPTDPTGLRYEYQGQWETAELVREEIVVRGQREVVIEEVRITRHGPIINALLPDQKQSVSNGQTTHADQPLALRWTALTPGRLLRAVFRLNRAHDWDSFRAALVDWTVPPQNFTYADVEGNIGYALGGDIPLRAKGDGRLPVPGWTGEYEWVGVIPHAELPHVLNPPEGFVVTANNRIISDSYPHPFPAEWMNGYRAARIRQLIEQTPRHDAESFARIHADVRSLPGLELASLAGRLPADDPVAQQARDALATWNGELSADSVGGTIYARLRERLLTTACADAVDMLNLVVGLGAFASLPGRDFAHRMFPDLLRRLSERDDRFFGERTADEILAAAWNATIAELRAELGDDVSTWRYGRIHSLTIRHPLGSLPALATIFNRGPFPTGGDLDTVNMGFLPREFAGPPFYVAPSYRQICDTADWDRSQSIQPTGQSGHPGSRHYSDFIQPWLNVQYHPMPWSRSRVEEVAASRMTLQPAEEQEVSVGVQARSAP; the protein is encoded by the coding sequence AGGGATATGTCCACGCGCAGGATCGTCTGTGGCAGATGGAGTTTCAGCGGCGTGCCGCGTCAGGTCAACTGGCGGAATTGTTTGGCACGGTGGCGCTCGACTCTGACCGGTTCATTCGGGTGTTGGGGTTTAGCCGGGTGGCGCAACGCGAAGCCGAGACGCTGGACGATGAGACACGCCGGTTGGTTGAGGCGTATGTCCGGGGAGTCAATGCGTTCATTGACCAGCACGTTGGCAATCTGCCGATTGAGTTTACGATTCTGCGGTTGCGCCCTCGTCCCTGGACGGTAGCGGATGTGATTGTGTGGGGCAAAATGATGGCGCTGCAACTCGCGCACAACTGGCGCGAGGAACTGGTGCGCGCGCGCCTGATTGCGACCGTTGGCGCGGAACGCGCCGCAGCGCTCGAACCACGCTACCCGGACGACCATCCGATCATCGTGCCGCCTGGAGTTCAGTACACGCGCACCATGGGGCAATCCGCCATTGATCGGGCGGATGCGGTTGCCCGCTTTTTCCCCGACGGCGCCGGGCAGGGGAGCAATTCGTGGGCTGTGGCGCCGCAGCGCGCCGCCGGTGGCGGAGCAATGCTCGCCAACGATCCCCACCTGGCGATCACCATGCCCTCGCTCTGGTACGAAAACCATTTGAGCGGCGGTGATTTCCACGTTACTGGCGCCAGCATTCCCGGCACACCCGGCGTGGTCATCGGGCATAATGAGCATATTGCCTGGGGCGTGACCAATACGCGCAACGATGTCCAGGACCTCTATCTGGAAAAATTCGATCCGACCGATCCGACCGGGTTGCGGTATGAGTATCAGGGGCAGTGGGAAACCGCCGAACTGGTGCGTGAGGAGATCGTCGTCCGCGGGCAGCGCGAGGTGGTAATCGAAGAGGTGCGCATCACACGTCACGGTCCGATTATCAACGCTCTGCTTCCCGATCAGAAACAGAGCGTATCGAACGGGCAGACGACGCACGCCGATCAACCGCTGGCGCTGCGCTGGACGGCGCTGACGCCGGGGCGCCTGCTGCGCGCTGTGTTTCGATTGAACCGCGCCCACGATTGGGACAGTTTTCGCGCGGCGCTGGTCGACTGGACCGTACCGCCGCAGAACTTCACCTATGCCGATGTGGAAGGGAATATTGGTTATGCCCTCGGCGGCGATATTCCGCTGCGTGCAAAAGGCGACGGTCGCCTGCCGGTTCCCGGATGGACGGGTGAGTACGAATGGGTCGGCGTTATCCCGCACGCCGAATTGCCCCACGTTCTGAACCCGCCGGAAGGATTTGTCGTCACCGCCAACAACCGCATTATCAGCGACTCGTATCCGCATCCATTTCCAGCAGAATGGATGAATGGCTACCGTGCCGCGCGCATTCGTCAGTTGATCGAACAGACACCCCGTCACGACGCAGAGTCGTTTGCACGCATTCACGCTGATGTGCGCAGCCTGCCTGGATTGGAACTGGCGTCGCTCGCCGGTCGTCTGCCTGCCGATGACCCGGTGGCGCAGCAGGCGCGTGATGCGCTTGCGACCTGGAATGGCGAATTGAGCGCCGATAGTGTCGGAGGCACGATCTATGCCCGGTTGCGCGAACGCCTGTTGACCACTGCCTGCGCTGATGCCGTCGATATGCTCAATCTGGTCGTCGGGTTGGGGGCGTTCGCATCGCTGCCGGGGCGTGATTTCGCTCATCGGATGTTCCCCGATCTCCTGCGCCGTCTGAGTGAACGTGATGATCGCTTCTTTGGCGAGCGCACGGCAGATGAAATTCTGGCTGCCGCCTGGAATGCGACCATCGCTGAACTGCGCGCCGAACTCGGCGACGATGTCAGCACCTGGCGGTATGGGCGCATCCATTCGCTGACGATTCGCCATCCGCTCGGTTCGTTGCCAGCGCTGGCGACGATCTTCAACCGCGGACCATTCCCGACCGGCGGCGATCTCGATACGGTCAATATGGGATTCCTGCCGCGCGAGTTCGCCGGTCCGCCTTTCTATGTCGCACCATCGTACCGCCAGATCTGCGACACTGCCGACTGGGATCGCAGTCAGAGCATTCAGCCAACCGGTCAGTCAGGGCATCCCGGCAGCCGTCACTACAGTGATTTTATCCAGCCATGGCTTAACGTGCAGTACCATCCGATGCCCTGGAGCCGCTCACGGGTCGAAGAGGTCGCTGCGTCACGAATGACCCTGCAACCAGCAGAGGAGCAGGAAGTCAGCGTCGGCGTTCAGGCAAGGAGTGCGCCATGA
- a CDS encoding purine-nucleoside phosphorylase encodes MSGHYKGRIVNDLLAWIEQARSIIAARSPIEPRIALILGSGLGDLADAVTESVTIPYTEIPGFVQPAVVGHRGELVIGLLAGQPVAVMRGRFHFYEGHSMQQVTFPVRVLHALGCTALLATNAAGGLHADWRVGDLMLITDHIFLPGLAGHHPLRGPNDDRLGPRFPPMVGAYDPTLQAVARAVAAELGIALREGVYMMLSGPAFESSAELRMCRALGADAVGMSTAPEVVVARHMGMRCLGLSLITNLALPDGPPASHQEVLDAGDAARPAFTALICGILARMDSAATIPTSPVPL; translated from the coding sequence ATGTCGGGACATTATAAAGGACGCATTGTGAACGACCTTCTTGCCTGGATCGAACAGGCGCGTTCGATTATTGCCGCCCGTAGTCCTATCGAACCGCGCATTGCGCTTATCCTCGGATCAGGGCTGGGTGACCTGGCAGATGCGGTTACCGAATCTGTCACCATACCCTATACGGAGATACCCGGCTTTGTGCAGCCCGCAGTCGTCGGTCATCGCGGCGAGTTGGTGATCGGTCTGCTGGCAGGGCAGCCAGTTGCTGTGATGCGCGGACGTTTCCACTTTTACGAGGGGCACTCGATGCAACAGGTGACATTTCCAGTGCGCGTGTTGCACGCCCTCGGGTGTACCGCGCTACTGGCAACCAATGCAGCCGGCGGGTTGCACGCCGATTGGCGTGTGGGCGATCTGATGCTGATCACCGATCATATTTTTCTGCCAGGGCTGGCCGGGCATCACCCGCTGCGCGGACCAAACGATGATCGGCTGGGACCGCGGTTTCCGCCCATGGTGGGTGCATATGACCCGACGTTACAGGCAGTGGCGCGCGCAGTAGCAGCCGAATTGGGCATAGCGCTGCGTGAAGGCGTCTACATGATGCTCTCCGGTCCTGCATTCGAGAGTAGCGCCGAGTTACGCATGTGCCGTGCACTCGGCGCCGACGCGGTCGGAATGTCTACCGCGCCGGAAGTCGTTGTGGCGCGGCATATGGGGATGCGCTGCCTGGGACTGTCGTTGATTACCAACCTCGCGTTGCCGGACGGACCGCCTGCCAGTCATCAGGAAGTGCTGGATGCCGGTGATGCGGCGCGACCGGCATTCACCGCGCTGATCTGCGGCATCCTGGCACGGATGGACAGCGCTGCTACCATCCCCACGTCCCCGGTCCCCCTTTGA
- a CDS encoding DUF427 domain-containing protein encodes MKPVRRIPPGPGQESVWDYPRPPRVEPTSRRVRVVFGGVTIADTRRALRVLETSHPPTYYIPPDDIRMEYLTPTGKRSFCEFKGSAGYYTVQVGEKRADHAAWSYARPSPGYEAIAGYVAFYPSRMDACYVDDEQVVAQEGDFYGGWITSDIVGPFKGGPGTWGW; translated from the coding sequence ATGAAACCGGTGCGTCGCATCCCGCCCGGTCCAGGGCAGGAGTCGGTCTGGGATTATCCGCGCCCGCCACGGGTCGAACCGACATCACGCCGCGTGCGGGTGGTGTTCGGCGGGGTGACTATCGCCGATACGCGCCGTGCGCTGCGCGTTCTGGAGACGAGTCATCCGCCGACATACTATATTCCGCCCGACGATATTCGAATGGAGTATCTGACGCCGACCGGCAAACGGTCATTCTGCGAATTCAAGGGATCAGCCGGATACTATACCGTTCAGGTCGGCGAGAAACGCGCCGACCACGCAGCATGGTCCTACGCTCGCCCATCACCCGGATACGAGGCAATTGCCGGATACGTGGCGTTCTATCCGAGCCGGATGGATGCCTGTTATGTCGATGATGAACAGGTCGTCGCGCAAGAGGGCGATTTCTACGGCGGCTGGATCACGTCGGATATTGTCGGACCGTTCAAAGGGGGACCGGGGACGTGGGGATGGTAG